A stretch of DNA from Anaerobacillus isosaccharinicus:
GTTCTTGCTTTGTGTCTATTTTTGTTACCACAGATTGCAAATGAGGCAAATGAAGCCTTAGAAAAGGGGTCAGATGTAGCTTTAGTAGTCTATGGCATTTTAATGATTATGTATGTTTCAGTGATCCCATTTTACTTCGCTTTGTATCAGTCTTTTAACCTTTTAAGCTATATTGATAGGAACCAAGCTTTCTCTGAATTATCTGTAAGGGCTCTAAAAAAAATTAAAAACTGTGCCATCATAATCAGTCTTTTGTATGTGGTAGCCTTACCATTCGTCTATATTTTAGCGGAAGTAGATGACGCTCCAGGTCTAATAATCGTTGGAATGGCCATGATTTTTGCGCCTATGGTAGTTGCCGTTTTTGCTGCTGTCCTTCAAAGACTCTTACAAGAAGCGATTAATATAAAATCGGAAAATGACTTAACGGTCTGAGGTGAAGAAAATGGCGATTATCATTAATATCGATGTAATGTTGGCTAAAAGGAAAATGAGCGTAACAGAGCTCTCAGAAAGGGTTGGTATAACAATAGCTAACCTTTCCATATTGAAAAACGGAAAAGCAAAAGCAATTCGATTATCAACTTTAGAGGCGATTTGCAAGGCTTTAGATTGTCAGCCAGGAGATATATTAGAATACAAGAGTGATGAAGACACGGAATCATAGTTAGCTTGGAAAAGGTGCCTCATTAGGATCTATGGGGCACCCTTTTAGTTCTTTTTAATAAATTAGTTTTTCTTCCTTGATTTACATCCTAATTGTATTTTCTAACAAATAGACAACCATAAGTATTTTCCATTGTCAATCCTAATTAATGAAAATTTTATGAATTTTCATTGAATTCAGTCTTTATTTATGGTATATTTAGGTAAAGGCGGTGAGCTAATGGAGTATTTAGAATTTTTCTCTCCCAATTCAGCAACTGGAATTAGCTTTTATATTGTCGGATTTATTTTGACCGTTTATCTAAATGTTAAAGTATATAGCTTTGATAAGGATGAATCCTAGAAAAATCAATTTAAAATAAATTAGTAAAAACTAACGAGTAACATCGTTAGTTTTTTTTTACAAATTAAGCTATTAGGTCCATTACATTCCCAAAAAAACAAATATAACGAACAAGATTTTAACTTACAATATTATTCCTTATCAGAACTATTGACCATTATACTTGCAACCTGTACTAACCTTTTGTAAAACTCAATTCCTGCAGGAGTATTATAAAGACCAATATCCTTAAATGCTTCTTTCATACAGTTCAACCAGCATTTTGCCCTTTTTGGTGTTATTTCAAAAGGTAGATGACGCTCTCTCATTGCAGGTGGCCCGAATTCCTGACTGTATAGAGCTGGCCCACCTAAAAATTGCGGCAAAAACATTCGCTGCTTTCTTTTGATCTCATCAATGTCTCCCTCAAAAAGCGGTTTTAATTCATCATCTGCATAAACACGTAGATAGAAAGCCTCTACAAGTTTATCAATTGTTTCTTGCCCGCCTATATCTGTATAGAGCGTTTTAATGTTATTTTCCATCTAGTACACCCACCCATCTTTTTCCTTTTATTATATAGAAAAATTAATGGATACCTTGTGACTTACATCACCTTTCTTCTGTTGTACCTTGTTATGAAACAACTGATCCGTTTACCCAACGACAACGATTTTAAATAAAACAGCATAAATTTCTTAAATGGGCGGATATTATCTAATAAAGTTTTCATATGGAGGTTTACTAAATGCTAGAAGAGAAAAATCTAAGATTAACATCCTCTGAGATATCAGTGGCTTGGAGTTGCTATCAAAACAACAGTTTTTCTATTTGCATATTGAAATATTTTTTAGCAAATGTTGACGATCCAGAAATTAAGTCGGTGTTACAATTTGCGCTCGATATGTCAATTCAAAGTTTTAATTCTAGTAAAGAAATACTACAAAACGATAACCAACCGATTCCAATTGGATTTACTGATGAGGATGTAAGCCCAAATGCACCACGTTTATTTTCAGATTCGTATTATTTATATTACATAAAGAACATGTCTAAAGTTGGGTTATCTGTTTATGGTGTAGCTTTATCAATTGCCGCACACGCTGATGTTCGTAAATTCTTAAGTCTAGCGATACTGAATTCAACAAATTTATACAATAAAACAACGGAAACGTTATTATCAAAAGGATTATTTATAAGACCACCTTATGTTACAACTTCCAATCATGTTGACTTTGTTGACAAAAAAAGTTATTTAGGTGGAATTCTAAATTTAACTAAAAGTAATAGACCATTAAATGTAGTAGAAATTACTCATATTGAAGCAAATGTTGAAGCGAACTCCATCGGTAAAGTTCTGATGACAGGTTTGGCCCAGGTTGCTAAGTCTAAAAAAGTTCGAGACTATTGTCTAAAAGGGAAAGAAATAGCAACAAAACATGTGCAAGTCTTTACAACTATGTTAACGAATGATGACATTCCTTCACCAATGCCGTGGGATTTGGAAGTTACCGATTCAGCTGTATCACCATTCTCGGATAAATTAATAATGTTTCATTCATCTTTAATTATTGCATCAAATATTTCAAATTATGCTACTGCCTCAGCAGCCAGCCTAAGAACAGATGTCTCAACTTCTTATGTCCGTCTAACCACGGAGGTTGCTCAATTTGCAAAAAACGGGGTTGACTTAATGATTAAGAACGCATGGTTAGAGCAGCCACCACAAGCACCAAATCATAAAGAGTTAGCCAAAGGTTAATGTGTATAAATCTTCGTTGCTTAAGGATAAGCTTTTCACAAAATTACTTAAGAAAGTTAAGTGCCTGGAACTTAACTTTCTTATTTTTTTCGAGTGGCTATTTTAAAATCCCACCAAAAAATCGCTATTTTAAATATAATGAATAGATACTATGAAGATATTTTTCACCTCTAAAAAGCTCATATTTTGAACCAGTTCTAACAAAACCTAGTTTTTCTGCTAAATTTATAGACTTATGATTTTCAGTATAAATACAGGCATTTATCTCCTTTAGATCCATAAAGTTCTTAGCAAATTCAATGATCCCTTTTAAAGCTTCAACCATGTATCCATTTCCTGAAAATTCCCTTTTTAAGTCATAACCTATTTCAACTTTAGAATCTTCAATACTCCAACAGTGAAATCCACACGTTCCCATTTTTACTCCATCAACTTTTCGTATTAAGATCCATCTATGTTGTGGTCGTGGTTCAGGTTGTAAATAAAATTCTATTATGTCATCCGCCTCACTAATATTTGTTAAAGGTTCAGCATCAAATAAGTATGTATTTATGTCATCATCAGAAAATTGACTAAAAATAAATTCTCTATCTCCTCTATCAATGTTTTTCAGAACCAATCTTTCTGTTTCTATTTTATTATAAAACATATTCGCCCCCTCCTTTCTTTACCAATAATTGTTAATTTGAAAATGATATTTACTTTATTGAAATGTAAAAATCAATCCGGTTTTCATTTTTATGAAAGATCTCATAGTCAGGTGTCTCAGCAAGCTCAAAGCAAGAATTAGGAAGCCATATGCCGTCAATATAATCATATACTCCCTGACTCAATCTCTCACCGTTTAATGTATTATTTATAGTGTCATAGCTAAAAACAGCATATTTACCTTGGGGTAAAACCTTTTTTACCATACCAGTAGGAACATTTCCAGATTCTAATGCTTCAATACCGTAAAAATAAGTGTAATTAATCTCATCGTCCTCTTTACCAATGTCTTCGGCGTTATAATCATATACCGCATAGCTCAAATCAGCATTTGCTTTATTTTCATTAGTTCTTACCATTTCCATAAATTCATTTCTTACTTTTAGTAAAAGTCCAAACTTTATGTTATCTCTTTGATTTATTTTCCTAGCTATACCTAAAAGTAGTTTTTCTTCTTTACAAATAATCTCTGGGTTCAAAATTGTCTCCCCCCCACTATTTATAGAAAGCAAATTTACTTTTTCATAAAGAATTGGTTCTACTTGAAATTTTCGAAAACGACTTGGTGGCATTCCATAAGCCAACTTAAAAGATCTGGTAAATACCTCATGTGATTCGAAACCATTTTCAAACGCTATGTCAATTATGCAACGCTTAGAGGTTACTACATCAAACATTGCATTACTAAGTTTCCTTTTACGTACATATTCCTTCACTGGGCAACCCACAATTGCAAGGAACACCCTATAGAAATGAGGTATTGAGTACCCAGCAACTTTTGATATTTGCCCCAAACTCATTTTACTTTTCAAATTGTCCTCAATATAGTCGATTGCCTTTTGAAGATTAACATAATAACTCAAAAAAAATCCTCCCCTTGGTTGGGTCCTAGTTTAATAATACATTCTAGAAGTGATAAATTCTTGATGTTTTTTATCATCTTTCTACTAATGATTAATAGTCTGTGAACAAATAAATAAGCCCCCAAAAACGACCAATACTACGTATTTAAAATCAACAAATTTTTCACCAGGATATGATTTTATAATTGATTTGAAAAATCGTCTAATCATTGTGTATAATAAGCTTAATACAACACAGAATGAAAAATGACCGAACGCGGGAACGTCCGGTCAAGCAATTACATCCGCATGAAGAGCGGTGACCAAAATCAAATTATTACCGAAAAAAGTAACAATCCTTATCTCTTGGTTGGAGGGGGGACGGTTACTTTTTTCTGTCTCTGACGATGTCTATGATCAATGATACAACCCCTAACAAAACGAAAATTTATTGAAGTCCTACTATAATTGCCTCATATGTCGTCATTACCACACCTCCCTTCTATTGGGAGATGGTCAACTGTCCACCCGCTTTATGAAATTGCTATTTTTATTATAGTGAACACGCGTTCCATTTTCTGCAATCTTTTGTACTATTTTTACTTAATAAAGTAACATAGCTGATTTTCCCTCTAGGGGAATATCGGCTTTTTTTATTAACGTTTATATAGATGCGAAAAGTCACAACTTTTTAGTCTTTTGATTAATTAATCGTACTCCATAAATTATTTACTGTTTTTATAAATAGATGGTTAGTAGACTGATCACAAAGAGAAAGCGATCCGGTAGCCAAGGATTGCTTAAGATTATTTGAAATATCATCTAATTTTTGTGTATAATAAGCTTAATACAACACAGAATGAAAAATGACCGAACGCTGTAACGTCCGGTCAAGCAATTACATCCGCATGAAGAGCGGTGACCAAAATCAAATTATTACCGAAAAAAGTAACAATCCTTATCTCTTGGTTGGAGGGGGGACGGTTACTTTTTTCTGTCTCTGACGAAAACCACGATCAATGATACTACACCTATCAAAACTAAATTCGATTGAAGTGCTACAATGATTGCTTCATACGTCGTCATTACTCCCACCTCCCTTCTATCGGGAGATGGTCAACCGCCCATCCGCTTTATGTAATTGCTATTCCAATTATACCGAACGTCTATTCTGTTTTCTACAATCTATTGTACTATTTTAAAGTTAAGTGCCTGGGACTTAACTTTTTTATCTAGTTCCAATGAATTTTAGCTGCAAAATGAAAAAGGAACGTTTTACTGCTACTTATTAGCAATAAAAACTATCCCTTTTTGTGTCAATAGCTATTTACCTTTTCCTTTAGCATGACCAACTCTGACAACGAGAAATAATTAAATCTTTGCTCCATTTTTGCCTGGATGTTCTTCATTTCTTGCTGGTAAAATTCATTCAAATGGCCGTGATCAGAACTTACTTCCTTATCAGTTTGAACATTCGTCTTGACGGGCACATTGAACGCCTCTATGTTACCTTCAGACAGGTGAAAGCAACCTGACGGGCACATTGAACGCCTCTATGTTACCTTCAGACAGGTGAAAGCAACCTGACGGGCACATTGAACGCCTCTATGTTACCTTCAGACAGGTGAAAGCAACCTGACGGGCACATTGAACGCCTCTATGCTACCTTCAGACAGGTGAAAGCAACCTGACGGGCACATTGAACGCCTCTATGCTACCTTCAGACAGGTGAAAGCAACCTGACGGGCACATTGAACGCCTCTATGTTAACTTTACACAAATGAAAGCTACCTGACGGGCACATTAAACGCCTCTATGTTACCTTTACACAGATGAAAGCTACCTGACGGGCACATTAAACGCCTCTATGTTACCTTTACACAGATGAAAGCTACCTGACGGGCACATTGAACGCCTCTATGTTACCTTTACACAGATGAAAGCAGCCTGACGGGCACATTGAACGCCTCTATGTTACCTAGTAGCAAAATAAAATGAGCCCCAAACCCATTAATATGGGATTAGGGGCTCATAATTTTATAGTTTATAGATCGGAAACAATCAGATATGTTAAACGAATAGGTCCATGTACGCCCCATACCTTGTTTAACTCAATGTCAGAGGAACTACTTGAGCCACAAATAAAGTTAATGGCTGCAGGATTTATTCCTTCTTTTGACATTTCATGAAGTTTTTGCATTCCTTGTGTTAAACGAGGAACAATTGTACTTTGAGGTACAATACAAACATAATTTAAAGGCAGGAAGTTTGACGATCTTCCTTTTCCCAACTTATCAATTACAGTGTAAGAAGCTGTTTCAGCAAGTGAAAGATCACTAATACACACGCCATAAGACGCATTCAATGCCTTATCTACATTTTCACGGCCTTTTTCATCCGTCCAAACATAGGCATCTTTCAACACATCATTTAGACCCCATTGGGTAAAACGCTCATCGTTCCAAGCGATAATTGGGCCAGTTCCATGTTCAACAAGCTTCTCGGCTACATTTTTTGCAAGATCTTTTTTCTCAATAATTAAGGAATCAATCTTACCGCCCGACCCAGCTTTGTTAACTTGGGCATTCTTATGGAATTCTTCGGCTAATTGTGCTTGAGTAAAGCCTTTATAAATTTCAAGTTGAGGTTTGCTTGATAATTCAGGGTGCATAACCTCTTTGGGCATTTCTCGTCCAAGTATGTTTGAAAGGTTAGAAATAAATGACTCTCTATTTAAGATTTGTCCTTTTTTCATTATTTATTTCCTCCTTTACTTCTAGATGCATACCAATCTCTGAAACGTTCGTTTTCAAATGCTGGCATGTCACGCTTGTCTGTCCAACCTTTAAGAACACTAACACCTTTTTTAATCTTACCATCTTCCATCAATGGCTTTGTTATTAATGGCGCAACACTTGTTCCTAGCTTGTACATCCAAGGACGGCTTAAGACCATACCTGCTCCGGACATACTCGCACCCCAGAATGCAGAATCCTTCTTTTCTTCAGCTAACACACGCTTGTGCTCATGAATTAATGAATGTAACGGGATATTAGCTGGACAAACTTCAGTACACGCACCACAAAGTGAACACATATGTGGAAGTTCTTTGAAGTCATCATAGCCTTCAAG
This window harbors:
- a CDS encoding helix-turn-helix domain-containing protein — its product is MAIIINIDVMLAKRKMSVTELSERVGITIANLSILKNGKAKAIRLSTLEAICKALDCQPGDILEYKSDEDTES
- a CDS encoding LutC/YkgG family protein, yielding MKKGQILNRESFISNLSNILGREMPKEVMHPELSSKPQLEIYKGFTQAQLAEEFHKNAQVNKAGSGGKIDSLIIEKKDLAKNVAEKLVEHGTGPIIAWNDERFTQWGLNDVLKDAYVWTDEKGRENVDKALNASYGVCISDLSLAETASYTVIDKLGKGRSSNFLPLNYVCIVPQSTIVPRLTQGMQKLHEMSKEGINPAAINFICGSSSSSDIELNKVWGVHGPIRLTYLIVSDL
- a CDS encoding GNAT family N-acetyltransferase, coding for MFYNKIETERLVLKNIDRGDREFIFSQFSDDDINTYLFDAEPLTNISEADDIIEFYLQPEPRPQHRWILIRKVDGVKMGTCGFHCWSIEDSKVEIGYDLKREFSGNGYMVEALKGIIEFAKNFMDLKEINACIYTENHKSINLAEKLGFVRTGSKYELFRGEKYLHSIYSLYLK
- a CDS encoding DUF3231 family protein; protein product: MLEEKNLRLTSSEISVAWSCYQNNSFSICILKYFLANVDDPEIKSVLQFALDMSIQSFNSSKEILQNDNQPIPIGFTDEDVSPNAPRLFSDSYYLYYIKNMSKVGLSVYGVALSIAAHADVRKFLSLAILNSTNLYNKTTETLLSKGLFIRPPYVTTSNHVDFVDKKSYLGGILNLTKSNRPLNVVEITHIEANVEANSIGKVLMTGLAQVAKSKKVRDYCLKGKEIATKHVQVFTTMLTNDDIPSPMPWDLEVTDSAVSPFSDKLIMFHSSLIIASNISNYATASAASLRTDVSTSYVRLTTEVAQFAKNGVDLMIKNAWLEQPPQAPNHKELAKG
- a CDS encoding DUF2975 domain-containing protein; translated protein: MKRNLGSTLFLKVAVIFIGIPVLALCLFLLPQIANEANEALEKGSDVALVVYGILMIMYVSVIPFYFALYQSFNLLSYIDRNQAFSELSVRALKKIKNCAIIISLLYVVALPFVYILAEVDDAPGLIIVGMAMIFAPMVVAVFAAVLQRLLQEAINIKSENDLTV
- a CDS encoding AraC family transcriptional regulator, translating into MSYYVNLQKAIDYIEDNLKSKMSLGQISKVAGYSIPHFYRVFLAIVGCPVKEYVRKRKLSNAMFDVVTSKRCIIDIAFENGFESHEVFTRSFKLAYGMPPSRFRKFQVEPILYEKVNLLSINSGGETILNPEIICKEEKLLLGIARKINQRDNIKFGLLLKVRNEFMEMVRTNENKANADLSYAVYDYNAEDIGKEDDEINYTYFYGIEALESGNVPTGMVKKVLPQGKYAVFSYDTINNTLNGERLSQGVYDYIDGIWLPNSCFELAETPDYEIFHKNENRIDFYISIK
- a CDS encoding globin, coding for MENNIKTLYTDIGGQETIDKLVEAFYLRVYADDELKPLFEGDIDEIKRKQRMFLPQFLGGPALYSQEFGPPAMRERHLPFEITPKRAKCWLNCMKEAFKDIGLYNTPAGIEFYKRLVQVASIMVNSSDKE